From Garra rufa chromosome 19, GarRuf1.0, whole genome shotgun sequence, the proteins below share one genomic window:
- the psmd5 gene encoding 26S proteasome non-ATPase regulatory subunit 5 yields MMAAPIESLLNEICESEDPIEELKSLRTAVLATPVSGLRQAVSGARLEIIFSLLNTNDKEQIEVCVEILSRVLQALEPIQLAQNYKTALQSGLNHPDDSVKVLTLTQIGRVAANADGVTQMLNSAEILCDVIQCISVERIAVAKEVIAALSKLSNTKAGLDALFRSDLLNKLKDVMLTSDIIRYRVYELIVEVSTVSPVSLGYCANSGLISQMLEELTGDDVLVRATAIEMVTSLAQSQHGRQYLSQQGIMDKISNMIIAAESDPFSSLYLPGLVKFFGSLAIMDSPQQVCEKYPVFLEVVFSMAMNLDPTLTPVALDTLGVLGSTVEGKQVLQKTGEKFTSVLKRMSKVAADGAAELRVRCLEALAQLLTLPAEQQTDDLLLLTESWFNCLSSQPMLMIRNISTQPFPELHCSALRIFTAIGCQPWAQQQMMDTPGFVEWVMDRSVGKGKEAKDCKFELVGALLSSSNAQEIFGAHNYLKLKTYLREGPYYVNAVSTVTTEGAD; encoded by the exons ATGATGGCGGCGCCTATAGAGAGTCTGCTGAATGAAATCTGTGAATCAGAAGATCCGATCGAGGAGCTCAAGAGCCTCCGGACGGCCGTTTTAGCGACGCCGGTGAGCGGTTTGAGGCAGGCGGTGTCTGGAGCCCGACTGGAGATCATATTCAGCCTTTtaaacacaaatgacaa AGAGCAGATCGAGGTGTGTGTGGAAATCCTGAGTCGTGTTCTGCAGGCTTTAGAACCCATCCAGCTGGCTCAGAACTACAAGACGGCACTCCAAAGTGGACTGAACCATCCAGACGATTCGGTCAAAGTGCTTACACTAACACAG ATCGGCCGTGTGGCTGCTAATGCTGATGGAGTGACCCAGATGCTGAACAGTGCAGAGATCCTGTGTGATGTAATTCAGTGCATCAGTGTTGAGCGCATCGCTGTGGCCAAAGAG GTGATAGCTGCTCTCAGCAAACTCAGCAACACAAAGGCGGGGCTTGATGCTCTGTTCCGCTCTGATTTGCTGAACAAGCTGAAGGACGTGATGCTCACCAGCGACATCATCAGATACAGAGTTTATGAG TTGATAGTGGAGGTATCCACAGTGTCCCCAGTGTCTCTAGGTTACTGCGCCAACAGCGGTTTAATCTCACAGATGCTGGAGGAACTGACCGGAGACGATGTGTTAGTCAG AGCAACTGCTATAGAGATGGTGACCAGTCTGGCTCAGAGTCAGCATGGCCGTCAGTATCTGTCACAGCAAGGCATTATGGATAAAATCTCCAACATGATCATTGCCGCAGAATCCGACCCCTTCTCAAGCCTTTACCTGCCAG gaCTGGTGAAGTTCTTTGGCAGTCTGGCTATCATGGACAGTCCTCAGCAGGTCTGTGAGAAGTACCCAGTGTTTCTTGAGGTTGTCTTCTCCATGGCGATGAACCTTGACCCCACACTGACTCCTGTTGCCCTCGATACTCTCGGAGTGCTCGGCAGTACCGTGGAGGGTAAACAGGTCCTGCAGAAAACAG GTGAAAAGTTCACGTCTGTGCTGAAGAGAATGAGTAAAGTGGCCGCAGATGGAGCCGCTGAACTCCGGGTCAGATGTTTGGAGGCTCTGGCTCAGCTGCTCACGTTACCT GCGGAGCAGCAGACGGATGACCTGTTGCTGCTGACCGAGTCGTGGTTTAACTGTCTGAGCTCTCAGCCCATGCTGATGATCCGAAACATAAGCACACAGCCCTTTCCAGAGCTCCACTGCAGTGCGCTACGAATATTCACT GCCATTGGCTGTCAGCCGTGGGCTCAGCAACAGATGATGGACACTCCTGGCTTCGTGGAGTGGGTGATGGACCGTTCAGTGGGGAAGGGAAAAGAAGCCAAGGATTGTAAGTTTGAGCTGGTGGGGGCACTGCTGAGCTCCTCCAACGCTCAGGAGATCTTTGGAGCACACAATTATTTAAAACTCAAGACCTACCTGAGGGAGGGACCCTATTACGTCAACGCCGTGTCTACAGTCACCACAGAAGGAGCCGACTAa